The following are encoded together in the Ralstonia insidiosa genome:
- a CDS encoding metallophosphoesterase: MEIRSMFAPVRRKRTVFTMVTLAALTAAAVIAGCGGSSSDTTPVAATPADAATADSNIQAAWVEIGDSNQAVVRAVTTYTNSASPADNTVCPLLTVDGTSTRMSLRVAAGTIAQRTTASAASDSKASSFPVNACEATVASTAKVASIGSRVLPLPKANPQRVVILADTGCRMKKSSNSWQSCNDPLSWPFATAATTAAAMNPDLVLHVGDYHYRENACPPDVAGCQGSPWGYGWDTWQSDLFQPAAPLMAAAPWVLVRGNHEECARAGQGWFRFLDPRPYSAARSCDNPANDTGANASDPYAVAIGTDTQVIVFDSAKVGTTALATNDPWFQTYQKQFSTVGTLAAKPGVMSIFTNHHPILGFVPIAGSTPLGGNAALLSVMNSLNATAYYPPGVQVALHGHVHDFQAINFTSNHPATIVAGNAGDSLDVALPDPFPAISPASGVTVGSISHNNSFGFMVMDRQPAPAKGWLFKAYTVNGKLLTTCTQNGSSLVCDKTGFVAP, encoded by the coding sequence ATGGAAATTCGATCGATGTTCGCTCCGGTGCGGCGCAAACGCACCGTGTTCACGATGGTCACACTTGCCGCACTGACTGCCGCTGCCGTGATTGCCGGCTGCGGCGGCTCGTCGTCTGACACGACGCCGGTGGCTGCCACGCCAGCCGACGCCGCCACCGCCGACAGCAACATCCAGGCCGCGTGGGTCGAGATTGGCGACAGCAACCAGGCTGTCGTGCGCGCAGTCACCACGTATACGAACAGCGCCTCCCCGGCGGACAACACGGTCTGCCCGCTGCTGACGGTGGACGGCACTTCCACGCGCATGAGCCTGCGCGTGGCTGCCGGCACCATCGCCCAGCGCACCACGGCCAGCGCCGCCAGCGATTCGAAAGCTTCATCCTTCCCGGTGAATGCCTGCGAGGCCACGGTGGCATCCACAGCCAAGGTCGCATCGATCGGCTCGCGCGTGCTGCCGCTGCCCAAGGCCAACCCGCAGCGCGTGGTGATCCTGGCGGACACCGGCTGCCGCATGAAGAAGTCGAGCAACAGCTGGCAGTCTTGCAATGACCCGCTGTCGTGGCCGTTCGCCACAGCGGCCACCACGGCGGCGGCGATGAACCCGGACCTCGTGCTGCACGTGGGCGACTACCACTACCGCGAGAACGCCTGCCCGCCCGACGTGGCCGGCTGCCAGGGCAGCCCGTGGGGCTACGGCTGGGATACGTGGCAATCCGACCTGTTCCAGCCCGCTGCGCCGCTGATGGCTGCGGCCCCTTGGGTACTCGTGCGCGGCAACCATGAAGAGTGCGCGCGTGCCGGCCAGGGGTGGTTCCGCTTCCTTGACCCGCGCCCCTACTCCGCCGCCCGCTCGTGCGACAACCCGGCCAACGACACCGGCGCCAATGCATCGGACCCGTACGCCGTGGCCATCGGCACCGACACGCAAGTCATCGTGTTCGACTCGGCCAAGGTGGGCACGACCGCGCTGGCTACCAACGACCCGTGGTTCCAGACCTACCAGAAGCAGTTCAGCACGGTGGGTACGCTGGCGGCCAAGCCGGGCGTGATGTCGATCTTCACCAACCACCACCCGATCCTGGGCTTCGTGCCCATCGCGGGCAGCACGCCGCTGGGCGGCAATGCGGCGCTGCTGTCGGTCATGAACAGCCTGAACGCCACGGCCTACTACCCGCCGGGCGTGCAAGTCGCGCTGCATGGTCACGTGCATGACTTCCAGGCCATCAACTTCACCAGCAACCACCCGGCGACCATCGTGGCAGGCAATGCCGGTGACTCGCTCGATGTGGCCCTGCCTGATCCGTTCCCGGCCATCAGCCCGGCCTCGGGCGTGACGGTTGGCAGCATCTCGCACAACAACTCGTTCGGCTTCATGGTGATGGACCGCCAGCCGGCACCAGCCAAGGGCTGGCTGTTCAAGGCCTACACCGTCAACGGCAAGCTGCTGACGACCTGCACGCAGAACGGCTCCAGCCTGGTGTGCGACAAGACGGGCTTCGTTGCACCTTGA
- a CDS encoding cytochrome-c peroxidase — translation MKKLSTALLVAAALFSGAAAAESIGMTPKLDAVPPPAESASFKPDPNLVALGKRVFFDPRLSEPQGTSCAACHDPGRAFAPTLAGEALRIGVPAGSRPGHVAPRNAPSLLYLRYIPHRYFFQDDDASFPSPFGGFFVDGRADTLAERIRGPLFSPDEMGNPSQRALQRKVAGTDLGQALTKQFGADAVHDPERLIGALGKALEAYFQSDEMAPFTSRFDDFLRKRTPLSPAEMRGLALFRNPDKGNCASCHLMMESSSRPERSLFTDFGYDAIAVPRNPLLPANKDAKHFDVGLCQTAHKLKWPEPDQWCGYFRTSGLRNVAVRQTFMHNGVFRTLRDTVAFYATRSTDPAQWYPGTKGTPLRFNDVPAKYQGNVNVNAVPMNRRPGTTPALTEDEIDDIVAFLRTLTDARYVGLMPDAAADKARSAHAPKAAAKTAATERPATNTR, via the coding sequence TTGAAAAAACTGAGCACTGCGCTGCTGGTTGCTGCCGCACTCTTCTCGGGTGCGGCGGCAGCCGAATCGATTGGCATGACGCCCAAGCTGGACGCCGTGCCCCCGCCTGCCGAGTCGGCATCGTTCAAGCCGGACCCGAACCTCGTCGCGCTTGGCAAGCGGGTGTTCTTTGACCCACGCCTGTCGGAGCCGCAAGGCACATCGTGCGCGGCGTGCCATGACCCCGGCCGCGCCTTCGCGCCCACACTGGCGGGCGAGGCGCTGCGCATCGGCGTGCCGGCCGGCAGCCGCCCGGGGCACGTGGCGCCGCGCAATGCGCCGTCACTGCTGTACCTGCGCTACATCCCGCATCGCTACTTCTTTCAGGACGACGACGCCAGCTTCCCGTCGCCGTTCGGCGGCTTCTTTGTCGATGGCCGCGCCGATACGCTGGCCGAGCGGATCCGTGGCCCGCTGTTCAGCCCCGATGAGATGGGCAACCCGTCGCAGCGCGCCCTGCAGCGCAAGGTGGCCGGCACCGACCTGGGCCAGGCGCTGACAAAGCAATTCGGCGCCGATGCAGTGCACGACCCAGAACGCCTCATTGGCGCACTGGGCAAGGCGCTGGAGGCCTATTTCCAGAGCGACGAGATGGCGCCGTTCACCTCGCGCTTTGATGATTTTTTACGCAAGCGCACACCGCTCTCCCCCGCCGAGATGCGCGGGCTCGCGCTGTTCCGTAACCCGGACAAGGGCAACTGCGCGTCGTGTCACCTGATGATGGAGTCGTCGTCGCGGCCCGAGCGCTCACTGTTCACGGACTTCGGCTACGACGCCATCGCCGTGCCGCGCAATCCGCTGTTGCCGGCCAACAAGGACGCCAAGCACTTCGACGTCGGCCTGTGCCAGACCGCCCACAAGCTCAAGTGGCCCGAGCCCGACCAGTGGTGTGGGTACTTCCGCACGTCGGGCCTGCGCAATGTGGCGGTACGCCAGACCTTCATGCACAACGGCGTGTTCCGCACGCTGCGCGACACGGTGGCCTTCTACGCCACGCGCTCGACGGATCCGGCGCAGTGGTACCCGGGCACAAAGGGAACACCCCTGCGCTTCAACGACGTGCCCGCCAAATATCAAGGCAATGTCAACGTGAACGCCGTGCCGATGAACCGCCGCCCTGGCACCACGCCTGCGCTGACGGAAGACGAGATCGACGACATCGTCGCCTTCCTGCGCACGCTCACCGATGCGCGTTACGTGGGGCTGATGCCGGATGCGGCTGCGGACAAGGCGCGCTCGGCACACGCGCCCAAGGCCGCCGCCAAAACGGCAGCCACCGAACGTCCGGCAACAAACACGCGGTAA
- a CDS encoding DUF192 domain-containing protein — translation MTTLSRLLAALSVAVAATGAFAQTPTGPQTGLPVADLTIGMYKVKAEVAATPQSRETGLMFRKTMPDTAGMLFVFDESAGHCFWMKNTDLPLSIAFITDDGTISDIAEMKPQTEDNHCPTKAGVYALEMNKGWFARKGIKPGTKVGGLPR, via the coding sequence ATGACTACCTTGTCCCGTCTGCTTGCCGCGCTGTCCGTGGCCGTTGCCGCAACTGGTGCATTTGCGCAAACACCCACCGGCCCCCAAACCGGCTTGCCCGTCGCCGACCTGACCATCGGCATGTACAAGGTCAAGGCGGAAGTGGCCGCCACCCCGCAATCGCGCGAGACCGGCCTGATGTTCCGCAAGACCATGCCCGACACAGCCGGCATGCTGTTCGTGTTTGATGAATCCGCCGGCCATTGCTTCTGGATGAAGAACACGGACCTGCCGCTGTCGATCGCCTTCATCACCGACGACGGCACCATCTCCGACATTGCCGAGATGAAGCCGCAGACCGAAGACAACCACTGCCCGACCAAGGCCGGCGTTTATGCGCTGGAGATGAACAAGGGCTGGTTTGCTCGCAAGGGGATCAAGCCCGGTACCAAGGTGGGCGGGCTGCCCCGCTAA
- a CDS encoding MBL fold metallo-hydrolase, whose translation MHAFDNNRRRWMRQAGALAVGAGAASAGWPLAAAAADAPKGTRLILLGTGGGPTPKKNRSAPAQVIVINGVSYVVDCGNGVGRQYVSAGLKLKAIRNVFITHQHSDHNADYGTLLLLAWATDLTGPVDAWGPPPLAAMTTKFLELYDYDIRTRIADEGRPPLAPMIHPHELTEGGLVMQDANVKVTSALVKHPPVSPAFAFRFDSADRSIVISGDTAPSENLVRLAYGADVLVHEVMHLPSLDKLLSTEPNAKTLREHLLASHTSTEDVGRIATEAKVKTLVLSHFVPGGYPFLEDSVWLDAVRPYFKGEIIVGRDLLEV comes from the coding sequence ATGCACGCTTTCGACAACAACCGTCGCCGCTGGATGCGGCAAGCCGGTGCACTGGCCGTGGGCGCGGGCGCGGCGTCCGCAGGCTGGCCGTTGGCCGCCGCGGCCGCTGATGCACCCAAGGGCACCCGGCTGATCCTGCTGGGCACCGGCGGCGGGCCGACGCCCAAGAAGAACCGCTCAGCGCCGGCGCAGGTGATCGTCATCAACGGCGTGTCGTACGTGGTGGATTGCGGCAACGGCGTGGGCCGCCAGTACGTGAGTGCGGGGCTCAAGCTCAAGGCCATCCGCAACGTCTTCATCACGCACCAGCACTCGGATCACAACGCCGATTACGGCACGCTGTTGCTGCTCGCCTGGGCCACCGACCTGACCGGCCCGGTCGACGCCTGGGGCCCGCCCCCGCTGGCCGCGATGACGACCAAGTTCCTCGAGCTGTACGACTACGACATCCGCACCCGCATTGCTGACGAAGGCCGCCCGCCGCTGGCGCCGATGATCCACCCGCACGAGCTGACCGAAGGCGGGCTGGTGATGCAGGACGCCAACGTGAAGGTGACGAGCGCGCTGGTGAAGCACCCGCCGGTCTCGCCGGCATTTGCGTTCCGCTTCGATTCGGCTGACCGATCCATCGTCATCTCCGGCGATACGGCACCGAGCGAGAACCTCGTGCGTCTGGCCTACGGCGCGGATGTGCTCGTGCACGAAGTCATGCACCTGCCGTCGCTCGACAAGCTGCTCTCCACCGAGCCCAACGCCAAGACGCTGCGCGAGCATCTGCTGGCCAGCCACACCTCCACCGAAGACGTCGGCCGCATCGCCACCGAGGCCAAGGTGAAGACGCTGGTGCTGTCGCACTTCGTGCCGGGCGGCTATCCGTTCCTGGAAGATTCGGTGTGGCTGGATGCGGTGCGCCCGTACTTCAAGGGCGAGATCATCGTCGGACGTGACTTGCTGGAAGTCTGA
- a CDS encoding MliC family protein, translated as MRRSTTALIFGVALSAGVFSGVAVAQQQSPVPGMSSDDLNTALDFAKAGLNKAIDQARAYTALPIKDPRDVRYTCEGGKTLAVKYMTVGDTPLASIVLDGKTLVFANVIAASGARYASGQYVWWTKGPTGFLTDETLPAGRNPGNMLYRDCNETTR; from the coding sequence ATGCGACGTTCTACAACTGCCTTGATCTTTGGCGTGGCGCTGTCTGCCGGTGTGTTCAGCGGCGTGGCTGTGGCGCAGCAGCAATCGCCGGTGCCCGGCATGTCGTCCGATGATCTGAACACCGCGCTCGACTTTGCCAAGGCCGGGCTGAACAAGGCCATCGACCAGGCGCGTGCCTATACGGCGTTGCCGATCAAGGATCCGCGCGATGTGCGCTACACCTGCGAGGGCGGCAAGACCCTCGCGGTGAAATACATGACGGTGGGGGATACGCCACTGGCGTCTATCGTGCTCGACGGCAAAACGCTCGTCTTTGCCAATGTGATTGCGGCCTCGGGTGCGCGCTATGCGTCGGGCCAGTACGTCTGGTGGACCAAGGGCCCCACCGGCTTCCTGACCGATGAGACCCTGCCCGCAGGTCGGAACCCGGGCAACATGCTCTACCGCGATTGCAACGAGACGACGCGGTAA
- a CDS encoding LysR family transcriptional regulator has protein sequence MRLRQIEVFRAVMLVGTVSEAARMLNVSQPVVTRVLQHTELQLGFRLFDRTKGRLQPTAEAFELFSEVERLYQEVERVRRVSANLRHKGAGRLRVAATPSLAPSILAPAVRRFSQRHPDTLVRVFTHHTAEIVQGLLSQDIDVGFAFAPPVHPAISTTPVAQGRILLAAPRAWVGGKTDGRALHKLVAEKPFIGLEDQISLGSLVGQTLARGGLAPQSTLEVQTYSLARSLVEESLGVTMLDQFTAATGSMDRIALFALEPAQTFDVRAMRAEHHAPSSLADSLVQCFADAARALSDELPQRLEPTPFVLKTGANVDATAAD, from the coding sequence ATGCGTTTGCGCCAGATCGAAGTCTTTCGCGCGGTGATGCTGGTCGGCACAGTCAGCGAAGCGGCGCGCATGCTGAACGTGTCGCAGCCGGTAGTGACGCGCGTGCTGCAGCACACCGAGCTGCAGCTCGGCTTTCGCTTGTTCGATCGCACCAAGGGCCGCCTGCAGCCCACCGCCGAGGCGTTCGAGCTGTTCTCCGAGGTCGAGCGCCTATATCAGGAAGTCGAGCGCGTGCGGCGCGTGTCGGCCAACCTGCGGCACAAGGGGGCCGGGCGCCTGCGCGTGGCGGCCACGCCCAGCCTGGCGCCGAGCATTCTCGCGCCTGCCGTGCGGCGCTTCTCACAGCGGCATCCCGATACGCTGGTGCGTGTGTTCACGCATCACACCGCCGAGATCGTGCAGGGCCTGCTCTCGCAGGACATCGACGTCGGCTTTGCCTTCGCGCCGCCTGTGCATCCGGCGATCAGCACCACGCCCGTCGCGCAGGGCCGCATCCTGCTGGCCGCGCCGCGCGCCTGGGTGGGTGGCAAGACGGATGGGCGCGCGCTGCATAAGCTTGTCGCTGAGAAGCCCTTCATCGGGCTGGAAGATCAGATCTCGCTCGGCTCGCTGGTCGGGCAGACATTGGCGCGCGGTGGTCTAGCACCGCAATCGACGCTAGAGGTGCAGACGTATTCGCTGGCGCGCTCGTTGGTGGAGGAGTCATTGGGCGTGACGATGCTCGATCAGTTCACCGCCGCCACTGGCAGCATGGATCGTATTGCGCTGTTCGCGCTGGAGCCCGCGCAGACGTTCGACGTGCGCGCCATGCGTGCCGAGCACCATGCGCCGTCTTCGCTGGCGGATAGCCTCGTGCAATGCTTTGCCGATGCCGCCCGCGCGCTGTCCGACGAGCTGCCGCAACGCCTGGAGCCGACGCCGTTCGTCCTCAAGACCGGCGCCAACGTCGACGCTACCGCAGCCGACTAA